One Planctomycetia bacterium genomic window carries:
- a CDS encoding CPBP family intramembrane metalloprotease: MTRHSPTTPIVLPIQRSVLLMNTLLVEGGLAVLALFLSYWIGPDLFGDFNWNRYDIMIGCLGAVPPLVLILAMDRFPIGPFRHISDISDKFLRPLLANCKWPDYFLLAFLAGFCEELLFRGWMQLFLINWVPVWCSVLITGIIFGLCHLITPAYFIIACLISIYLSCLYIWSGNLVVPMLTHGVYDLIAIFAVMAFSPKSMLNIESESLHMPMNSTSPQQNDRELPAKEEGNESNS, encoded by the coding sequence ATGACAAGACATTCTCCGACTACACCAATTGTCTTGCCCATACAGCGTTCTGTCTTGCTGATGAACACGCTGCTGGTAGAAGGCGGCCTGGCAGTGTTGGCCCTTTTTCTATCCTACTGGATTGGCCCAGACCTGTTCGGCGATTTCAACTGGAACCGATATGATATCATGATTGGTTGTCTCGGAGCAGTTCCACCACTGGTATTGATACTGGCTATGGACCGCTTCCCCATCGGCCCCTTCCGCCACATCTCCGATATCTCTGACAAGTTTCTCCGGCCCCTGCTGGCAAACTGCAAATGGCCTGATTATTTTCTGCTCGCATTTTTAGCTGGGTTTTGCGAAGAGTTGCTGTTCCGCGGTTGGATGCAACTCTTCCTCATAAACTGGGTGCCTGTTTGGTGCAGCGTTCTCATTACCGGAATCATTTTTGGATTATGCCACCTGATTACACCAGCCTACTTTATCATCGCCTGTCTGATCAGTATTTACCTGTCGTGTCTGTACATCTGGTCAGGCAACCTCGTAGTTCCGATGCTGACTCATGGTGTCTATGATCTGATTGCCATCTTTGCCGTCATGGCATTCTCACCAAAATCAATGCTGAATATTGAAAGCGAATCTCTGCACATGCCAATGAACAGTACAAGCCCACAACAGAACGACAGGGAATTGCCGGCCAAGGAAGAGGGCAATGAAAGCAATTCATGA
- a CDS encoding DEAD/DEAH box helicase produces MKAIHDSLAQFHPTVAQWFHEQVGVPTQPQILGWPSIASGQNTLILAPTGSGKTLAAFLACLDQLWKQENPQPGVQLLYISPLKALNNDVFRNLHVPLQGVKQYAQLRGDKLAEITVGLRTGDTSTSERQKQLRKPPHVLITTPESLHLLLTSQGHAILKSVKWCIVDEIHVLCPNKRGVFLSILLERLQEVIGSKEMIRIGLSATQRPLEKVASFLGGYRILETAGYEPRPVNIVDAGQRKRLDLQVVSPVDTFGPLPEKTIWPSIYRYLYDQIIQHRSTLIFANNRRAVERITGAINELHEERTVPAAGESIPQLARAHHGSVSLEMRRQTEQQLKEGKLACVVSTASLELGIDMGSIDLVCQVESSGNIARSLQRVGRAGHLVGSHSKGRLIPKSLPDLLEQTALANAMIHGEVEHLQVPGGCLDIVAQQVIAMVAMKSWSVPELYAFFRKAYPLHELTPEAFESVLEMISGRFPADTFQELKARITWDRIHNRLHALPGSKQLALVNGGTIPDTGQYAVYITGTTNRIGELDEEFVFERRINDVFTLGTSNWRIDSIESDRVTVSRAEGTASVMPFWRGEKISRSYELGVEIGNLLQQMQVRMANDLKEAQAWLQDTYHLELNAANNLTRFLKRQIEVAGVIPGHGTILCEAFRDQIGDWHLVILSSLGSRFHLTLRFALEAIWQKEFGYQPHCLHHDDGLLIRLSDHENPPLDILQKLDAAKVKDQVLQSLSNSALFAIRFRHNAARALMLPVSSPQKRAPLWLQRLKSKNLLQIARAYPRFPIVLETYRECLHDHLVIDQFVSVLESIQSGKLNVVTRRAETPSPFASQLLFSFTAAYLYEWDHVERQGTNTASPLDTSVLDQLLTPENYQHLLDPQAITQVNKRLQGTGLLPRTQEEFAEWLRKLGDLQDEEIPPECTPFLSELEAQSRIVRLKIADHKDSCWVLAEYLESYHAVNQLIARDNVDEAVIQQALTVVHRFIRSHALVGIDDILSRYPLPRQLLEDRMQLWSSEGKLIAIEEPEGLPGLLFSAPQNLEQVERSSISIRRREIPTVSGEIFAQFLLNWQGRAIDHQQAGPDGLKACLHRLMGLTLPRELWERVIFPSRVTGYQTRWLDDLIMSGEWCWIAQPLHDEDDSSRCQMIRFIKRDDLQYYRSPTDESALVTDESAVHHALQSRGAMFLTDLSQHLQQQPSQIRQALWALAERGLVTNDRFNVLRNIEQVLNPDLNQHRRASLRALRSQRAPLQEGRWSLVPWGTAETESCAIFQVQQLLERYGIISRDLALLDETLLPWRVLYEILSRLELTGEVRRGYFVHELAGAQFGLPSAIEQLMKLNQMQGKSEMTLLHAFDPANLYGPSLPLGWPFSKSENESVNIPWSRRKNNWLIQQAGKIILAIESQGRKLWPAPSATAKELMEAIQLLPEIVRSVHGVDLRAKLMVDEWNGTPVQQSPARELLESAGFVNDYPAMSWYAAWA; encoded by the coding sequence ATGAAAGCAATTCATGATAGCCTGGCACAGTTTCATCCAACTGTGGCACAATGGTTTCATGAACAAGTGGGAGTTCCGACACAACCACAAATCCTGGGCTGGCCTTCGATTGCATCGGGGCAGAATACTCTGATTCTGGCTCCAACCGGCTCGGGAAAAACACTCGCTGCTTTTCTCGCCTGCCTGGATCAACTCTGGAAACAGGAAAATCCTCAGCCGGGTGTTCAGCTCCTATACATCTCTCCGCTTAAAGCATTGAATAACGATGTCTTCCGAAACCTTCATGTGCCGCTACAGGGCGTAAAACAGTATGCACAGTTGCGGGGAGACAAACTGGCAGAGATCACGGTTGGGCTGCGCACAGGCGATACCTCCACCAGCGAACGGCAGAAACAACTCCGGAAACCTCCCCATGTGCTCATCACCACTCCTGAATCGCTGCATCTGCTGCTGACTTCACAAGGCCACGCCATTCTGAAATCAGTAAAGTGGTGCATTGTCGATGAAATACACGTACTCTGCCCCAATAAACGAGGTGTATTCCTGTCGATTCTGCTTGAACGGTTGCAGGAAGTGATTGGCAGTAAGGAAATGATTCGCATAGGTCTTTCCGCCACCCAGCGTCCATTGGAGAAAGTAGCAAGTTTTCTGGGTGGCTATCGGATATTAGAAACTGCTGGTTACGAACCCCGACCTGTGAACATTGTTGATGCGGGGCAGCGGAAAAGACTTGATTTGCAGGTCGTCAGTCCGGTAGACACCTTCGGTCCACTGCCCGAGAAAACGATCTGGCCCTCAATCTATCGCTATCTTTACGATCAGATCATTCAACATCGTTCCACCTTGATCTTTGCCAACAATCGCCGGGCAGTTGAGCGAATCACTGGTGCCATCAATGAACTTCATGAAGAACGTACCGTACCTGCCGCAGGCGAATCCATTCCACAACTCGCACGCGCACATCACGGTTCTGTTTCGCTGGAAATGCGAAGGCAGACCGAGCAGCAACTCAAGGAAGGAAAGCTGGCCTGCGTTGTCTCCACTGCTTCACTTGAACTCGGAATCGACATGGGCTCCATTGATCTGGTCTGCCAGGTCGAGTCATCGGGAAATATTGCCCGCTCACTGCAACGTGTCGGCAGGGCAGGGCACCTCGTAGGCAGCCATTCCAAAGGCCGTCTGATTCCCAAATCGCTGCCCGACTTGCTGGAGCAAACGGCGCTGGCCAATGCTATGATACATGGCGAAGTGGAACACCTGCAGGTTCCAGGCGGATGTCTGGACATCGTTGCTCAGCAGGTAATTGCGATGGTTGCCATGAAGTCGTGGTCTGTTCCAGAATTGTATGCCTTCTTCCGCAAGGCTTATCCACTGCATGAACTCACGCCGGAAGCATTTGAAAGCGTTCTGGAAATGATCTCAGGCCGATTTCCTGCTGACACTTTCCAGGAACTGAAAGCCAGAATCACCTGGGATCGCATTCACAATCGATTGCATGCACTGCCTGGCAGCAAACAGTTGGCGCTCGTCAACGGTGGCACGATTCCCGACACCGGGCAATATGCGGTTTACATTACAGGCACCACTAACAGAATCGGGGAACTGGATGAAGAGTTTGTTTTCGAACGCCGTATTAACGATGTCTTCACCTTGGGAACGAGCAATTGGCGAATTGATTCCATCGAAAGTGACCGGGTAACCGTCAGTCGTGCCGAGGGCACCGCCTCGGTGATGCCCTTCTGGCGAGGAGAAAAGATCAGTCGTAGCTACGAACTAGGAGTTGAGATCGGTAACCTGCTCCAACAGATGCAGGTGCGCATGGCCAATGATCTGAAGGAAGCACAGGCATGGTTGCAGGACACGTACCATCTGGAATTGAACGCTGCCAATAATCTCACACGATTTCTGAAGAGGCAGATTGAAGTTGCAGGTGTAATTCCAGGGCACGGAACCATTCTCTGCGAAGCGTTCCGAGACCAGATTGGTGATTGGCATCTTGTCATACTCTCGTCGCTGGGCAGTCGTTTCCATCTCACGCTGCGATTTGCATTGGAAGCCATCTGGCAGAAAGAATTTGGCTATCAGCCTCACTGCCTGCATCATGATGATGGCCTCTTAATTCGACTAAGTGATCATGAAAACCCGCCACTCGATATCCTTCAGAAACTTGATGCGGCCAAAGTGAAAGATCAGGTACTGCAGTCGCTGTCCAACAGTGCTTTGTTTGCCATCCGCTTTCGGCACAATGCTGCCCGCGCATTGATGCTGCCTGTTTCATCACCACAAAAGCGTGCACCACTCTGGCTGCAACGCCTCAAATCCAAAAACCTATTGCAAATAGCACGTGCTTATCCACGATTTCCCATCGTACTGGAAACCTATCGAGAATGCCTGCATGATCATCTGGTGATCGATCAATTCGTTTCAGTGCTTGAGTCCATCCAATCTGGAAAACTGAATGTCGTAACCCGAAGAGCAGAAACGCCTTCCCCCTTTGCATCTCAATTGCTGTTCAGTTTTACTGCTGCGTACCTGTATGAATGGGACCATGTCGAACGCCAGGGTACAAATACTGCATCGCCACTCGATACATCAGTCCTGGATCAGTTGCTGACGCCGGAAAACTACCAACACCTACTCGATCCGCAGGCGATAACACAAGTCAACAAACGATTACAGGGAACGGGGTTGCTCCCACGCACCCAGGAAGAATTCGCGGAATGGCTTCGCAAACTTGGCGATCTGCAGGATGAAGAGATTCCACCGGAGTGCACCCCTTTTCTCTCAGAATTGGAAGCCCAGAGCAGGATAGTACGATTGAAGATCGCAGACCACAAAGATTCGTGCTGGGTACTTGCAGAGTATCTTGAATCCTATCACGCCGTCAATCAATTGATTGCCAGAGACAATGTGGACGAGGCCGTCATTCAACAGGCATTAACTGTCGTACATCGATTTATCAGAAGTCATGCACTGGTAGGAATAGACGATATTCTCTCCCGTTATCCGTTGCCTCGCCAGTTGCTGGAAGATCGGATGCAGTTGTGGTCCAGCGAGGGAAAGCTGATAGCCATCGAAGAACCCGAAGGCTTGCCAGGTCTTCTGTTCTCTGCGCCCCAGAATCTTGAACAGGTTGAACGCTCAAGCATTTCTATCCGGCGAAGGGAAATCCCAACCGTCAGTGGTGAGATTTTTGCACAGTTTCTGCTCAACTGGCAGGGAAGGGCCATCGATCATCAGCAGGCTGGCCCGGACGGACTGAAGGCATGTCTGCACAGGTTGATGGGGCTTACGTTGCCACGAGAACTGTGGGAACGGGTCATTTTTCCCAGCCGGGTTACAGGCTATCAGACTCGCTGGCTTGATGACTTGATCATGTCGGGCGAATGGTGCTGGATTGCCCAGCCACTCCATGATGAAGATGACTCTTCCCGATGCCAGATGATCAGGTTTATCAAGCGTGATGACTTGCAATATTACCGCTCGCCTACCGATGAGTCAGCATTGGTAACTGATGAATCTGCAGTGCATCATGCATTACAATCACGCGGCGCCATGTTCCTGACAGACTTGTCGCAGCACCTTCAGCAACAACCAAGTCAAATCAGGCAGGCACTCTGGGCACTGGCTGAACGTGGCCTGGTTACCAATGATCGCTTCAATGTCCTGCGAAATATTGAACAGGTTCTGAATCCTGATTTGAATCAACATAGACGGGCATCGCTGCGTGCTCTTCGTTCACAACGTGCACCTCTTCAGGAAGGCCGCTGGTCGCTGGTGCCCTGGGGAACTGCAGAAACAGAATCGTGTGCCATTTTTCAGGTTCAACAGTTGCTGGAAAGGTACGGCATCATCAGCAGGGATCTGGCTCTCCTTGATGAAACACTGCTGCCCTGGCGGGTCCTTTACGAAATACTCTCACGGCTGGAACTGACAGGCGAAGTTCGTCGAGGCTACTTTGTTCATGAACTTGCTGGCGCTCAATTTGGATTGCCCTCGGCCATCGAACAATTGATGAAACTGAACCAGATGCAAGGCAAATCAGAAATGACCTTGCTGCATGCATTTGATCCAGCCAATCTATATGGCCCATCTCTCCCCTTGGGATGGCCATTTTCGAAATCAGAGAACGAGTCAGTCAACATTCCATGGAGCAGAAGAAAGAATAATTGGCTCATTCAGCAAGCTGGCAAGATCATTCTGGCCATCGAAAGTCAGGGGCGAAAACTGTGGCCTGCGCCTTCCGCAACGGCAAAAGAGTTGATGGAAGCTATTCAACTGCTGCCCGAAATAGTACGTTCCGTACATGGCGTTGATCTGCGTGCCAAACTGATGGTCGATGAATGGAACGGCACACCGGTTCAGCAATCCCCTGCGCGAGAATTACTCGAATCAGCAGGTTTTGTAAACGATTATCCCGCTATGTCCTGGTATGCAGCCTGGGCTTAG
- a CDS encoding alpha/beta hydrolase — protein sequence MKTILISTVMTFLSCCTISGQEASPKSSDPKIEKSIIFGKGGDTNLELNLAIPQGKGPFPAVILVHGGGWKGGSYKDVLMNMIMIRLARAGYVGACIQYRLTPSGARFPSQIEDCKCAVRWLRGNAEKYKVDSSRIGALGGSAGGHLVLLLGVTTSEDGLEGKGDLQPEFAKQSSAVQAVVNIFGPTDLVNGDWEPEVEPLINELLGGTVKDNKALATRASPLTYLKKDRAIPPILTFHGTKDNIVPYIHATKLQKALDALNVPSKLVTMEGDGHGWVGEKLELTLKQSIQFLDEHLKARK from the coding sequence ATGAAAACGATCTTAATCAGTACCGTTATGACATTCTTGTCCTGCTGTACTATTTCCGGACAGGAAGCGTCGCCAAAATCCTCCGACCCCAAAATTGAAAAGTCAATTATCTTCGGCAAAGGTGGAGACACCAACCTTGAATTGAATCTTGCCATTCCACAAGGCAAAGGACCGTTTCCCGCTGTCATCCTCGTTCATGGAGGTGGCTGGAAAGGTGGCAGCTACAAAGACGTGCTGATGAACATGATCATGATTCGTCTGGCCAGGGCTGGTTATGTCGGAGCTTGTATCCAATATCGGCTGACACCCAGCGGCGCGCGTTTCCCATCGCAGATTGAAGACTGTAAATGCGCTGTTCGCTGGCTGCGAGGCAACGCGGAAAAATACAAGGTGGACTCCAGCCGCATCGGTGCACTCGGTGGCTCGGCAGGTGGCCATTTGGTACTCTTGTTGGGTGTCACCACCAGTGAAGATGGACTAGAAGGCAAAGGCGATTTACAGCCGGAGTTTGCAAAACAATCGAGTGCCGTCCAGGCAGTGGTCAATATTTTCGGACCAACTGATCTGGTGAATGGCGACTGGGAACCTGAAGTGGAACCTCTTATCAATGAATTGCTCGGCGGAACTGTGAAAGATAACAAGGCATTGGCTACGCGGGCATCGCCACTGACTTACTTGAAGAAGGATCGAGCCATTCCTCCCATTCTCACTTTTCATGGAACAAAAGATAACATTGTTCCTTACATTCATGCCACCAAGCTCCAAAAAGCACTCGATGCATTGAATGTGCCATCCAAGCTTGTGACGATGGAAGGCGATGGGCATGGCTGGGTGGGTGAAAAACTGGAACTAACACTTAAACAATCCATCCAGTTTCTTGATGAGCATCTGAAAGCCAGAAAGTGA
- a CDS encoding PQQ-binding-like beta-propeller repeat protein, which yields MLSFILACLTICATPGDDWVGFHGVTHAGSRDDVKLPDQWSTTQNVAWKIDIPGLAWSSPVTWKGKIFLTTVVRDGEQEKPADAKKGLYFGGEKSKAPDANYTWKVYCIDEETGKIIWEKISHQGKADRGKHIKNTYASETPVVDKDRLYVCFGNIGIFTYDHAGNLLWKHAIPSMPTAMSWGPAASPAVHDERLYFVYDNDKESYILCLDARTGSQHWKHTREEKSNWATPYVWVNDQRTEIITAGSKKIRSYDTEGNILWELGGMSSITVPTPSAHDGLLYVSSGYVMDQKKPVFAIKPGAKGDLTTKPEDALNPSIVWVQRKAGPYMPTPLIYRGLMYILYDMGAFACYDARTGALVYDKQRFKGKTSGFTSSPWAYNGRVFCLSEDGDCFVIEAGKEFKQLHKNSLDELCMATPAITNRSLIIRTASKLYCIR from the coding sequence ATGCTGTCATTCATCTTGGCTTGTCTGACTATTTGCGCTACTCCAGGAGACGACTGGGTTGGATTCCATGGCGTCACCCACGCGGGATCGCGCGATGATGTCAAACTACCCGACCAATGGTCTACCACGCAGAATGTCGCCTGGAAAATTGATATCCCCGGACTGGCCTGGTCATCTCCGGTAACCTGGAAAGGTAAAATCTTCCTTACGACTGTAGTACGCGATGGCGAGCAGGAAAAGCCTGCAGATGCCAAGAAGGGACTTTACTTCGGCGGGGAAAAGTCGAAAGCGCCTGATGCCAATTACACCTGGAAGGTCTATTGCATCGACGAAGAGACGGGAAAGATCATCTGGGAAAAGATCAGCCATCAGGGCAAGGCAGATCGTGGCAAACACATCAAGAATACTTACGCTTCAGAAACACCCGTAGTCGATAAAGATCGACTTTATGTCTGCTTTGGCAATATCGGCATCTTTACCTACGATCATGCGGGCAACCTGCTCTGGAAGCACGCCATTCCCAGTATGCCCACTGCCATGAGTTGGGGACCTGCAGCTTCACCTGCTGTACACGATGAACGTCTTTACTTCGTTTACGACAACGACAAGGAATCTTACATTCTCTGTCTTGATGCACGTACCGGCAGCCAGCATTGGAAACATACCCGCGAAGAGAAAAGCAACTGGGCAACTCCTTATGTCTGGGTCAATGACCAACGAACCGAAATCATTACTGCGGGTTCCAAGAAAATTCGATCTTACGACACAGAAGGCAATATCCTCTGGGAACTTGGTGGCATGTCGTCTATTACCGTTCCCACACCTAGCGCTCATGATGGATTGCTCTACGTCAGTTCCGGCTACGTTATGGATCAGAAGAAGCCGGTGTTCGCCATCAAACCTGGAGCCAAGGGCGATCTGACCACCAAGCCGGAAGATGCACTGAATCCATCTATCGTCTGGGTACAACGCAAAGCCGGCCCCTACATGCCTACTCCACTAATCTACCGTGGTTTGATGTACATACTTTACGATATGGGTGCGTTCGCCTGTTACGATGCCAGAACTGGTGCGTTAGTCTACGATAAGCAACGTTTTAAGGGAAAAACCAGTGGCTTCACGTCCAGTCCCTGGGCCTACAACGGCAGAGTATTCTGCCTGAGTGAAGATGGCGATTGCTTCGTGATTGAAGCTGGCAAAGAGTTCAAGCAACTCCACAAGAACAGCTTGGATGAATTATGCATGGCTACCCCGGCCATTACCAACCGTAGCCTGATCATCCGCACCGCCAGTAAACTGTATTGCATCAGGTAA